A region from the Lolium perenne isolate Kyuss_39 chromosome 4, Kyuss_2.0, whole genome shotgun sequence genome encodes:
- the LOC127349440 gene encoding derlin-2.2, translating to MAQAVEEWYRQMPIITRSYLTAAVVTTVGCTLEIISPYHLYLNPKLVVQHYEIWRLVTNFLYFRKMDLDFLFHMFFLARYCKLLEENSFRGRTADFFYMLLFGATVLTGIVLIGGMIPYISETFARILFLSNSLTFMMVYVWSKHNPFIHMSFLGLFTFTAAYLPWVLLGFSILVGSSTWVDLLGMIAGHVYYFLEDVYPRMTGRRPLRTPSFIKAMFADDNVVVAQPLNAGVGAGARFGAMDPQFQ from the exons AtggcgcaggcggtggaggagtgGTACCGGCAGATGCCCATCATCACGCGCTCCTACCTCACCGCCGCCGTCGTCACCACCGTCGGATGCACCCTCGAG ATCATATCGCCGTACCACCTCTACCTCAACCCCAAGCTGGTCGTGCAGCACTACGAGATCTGGCGCCTCGTCACCAACTTCCTCTACTTCCGCAAGATGG ATTTGGACTTTCTGTTCCACATGTTTTTTCTTGCGCGCTACTGCAAACTTCTTGAGGAGAACTCATTCAGAGGAAGAACTGCTGACTTTTTCTACATGCTCTTGTTTGGCGCTACTGTCCTTACTGGCATCGTTCTGATTGGTGGGATGATACCTTACATTTCTGAGACATTTGCCAGAATTCTGTTTCTCAGCAATTCACTGACGTTTATGATG GTTTATGTCTGGAGCAAACACAATCCCTTCATCCACATGAGCTTCTTGGGCTTGTTCACCTTCACTGCTGCTTACTTACCTTGG GTCCTTTTGGGGTTCTCTATTCTGGTGGGGAGTAGCACATGGGTGGAtcttttg GGTATGATTGCTGGCCATGTGTATTACTTCCTGGAAGATGTGTACCCTCGGATGACTGGCAGGCGTCCTCTGAGGACCCCTTCATTCATCAAGGCGATGTTTGCTGACGACAATGTGGTCGTAGCGCAGCCACTCAATGCCGGGGTCGGAGCAGGCGCAAGGTTCGGTGCTATGGACCCACAGTTCCAATGA